From the Candidatus Saccharibacteria bacterium genome, the window ATCGTTTTGGCTTTTCCAAAAACGTCTGCGGCTGCGGCGCACATACCAATTCGACATATCTTCTACTAGCCCATATACTGGCCAGCTGGCTTTGGCTAGTTCAAAGTTATCGGCAGCTTTGGTGCTCAATTCTACAGTTTGTTGAACTCTTGCCACCAGCCATTTATCTAATGGGTTATCTAATTTGCTTGGCCTATCTAAATTCGATGGCTTCCAACCGTCAATTTCGGCATACATACTGAAGAATGAAGCGCTGTTAGCTAGTGTCATAACCAAGTTCCTGTGGATATCCTTCAAAGCTGAGCGGTCAAAGCGCATGTAGTCGCCGGTTACTGCCGGAGTACTCGAAAGTAAATAAAATCTTAAACTGTCCGCACCTTCAGTTGAGAACACCTCGTCGAGTGGGGGGTAGTTTTTGAGCCGTTTAGAAAGCTTTTGGCCATCAGCCGCCATTACCATGCCGTTCACCAGCACGTTTTTGTAGGCAGGCTTGTTGAACAAGATCGTCGCTATCACATGCAACACATAGAACCAAAGCCTGGTTTGATCTAAGCCCTCGCCGATATAATCTGCTGGGAACGACTCTTTAAACTCGTCTTTGTTTTCAAATGGATAGTGAACCTGAGCATACGGCATGCTGCCCGACTCAAACCAACAGTCAATCACCTCTTCAACCCGGTGATAGGTTTTGCCGTCTTTTTGTATCACCACATCATCAATATGTGGACGGTGCAGATCCGTAAATTCAGGATTTCCTAGGGCTAACTTTTTAAGCTCATCGATGCTAGAAATCACCAAAAAATCTTCTTTGTCGTCATCGTTTACCCATACAGGCATAGGAGCGCCCCAGTAGCGGTTGCGCGATATCGCCCAATCACGAGCGCCTTCCAGCCATTTGCCAAAGCGACCTTCTTTAATGTGGCCAGGCACCCATTCTATCGACTCAGAAGATTTTAGCAGCTCTTCTTTGAGCTTTGACACAGCAATAAACCAAGTGTCAATTGCATAATAAAGTAGTGGGGTTTCGCAACGATAGCAAAACGGATAAGTGTGAGCTTGCTCCTCGGCCGCATACACCATTCCTTTTTTTGTTAAATGCTCAATAATAACGGGGTCGGCCTTTTTAAAGAACAGGCCCCCAATCTCCTTGTCACCCACAGACTCGCTCACCAGGCCTGCCGAATCAACAGTAGTTAGTACGGGTAGACCGTGCTCCAAACCCAAGTTAAGATCATCTTCACCAAAAGCTGGCGCTACATGCAAAACGCCTGTACCGTCTTCAACGCTTACAAACTCCGCCGCCCAGACTTTGTACAGGTTATCGTTCTTGGGAAGCTCCTCAAGGTTAAATACCGGCTCGTAGCCCTTGCCGACCAGGTCTTTACCCATGTAACGATCTAAGACCTCGTAAGTTTCGCTATTAAGTGCTTCCAAGCGCTTCTCGGCTAGGATTAACTCTTCATTATTGCCTTCGTCGTCGTAGAGCTTAACCTTTACATATTTGGCATTCGGCTCGACCGCCAGTGCAACGTTACCAGGTAAACTCCAGGGTGTGGTGGTCCAAGCCAAAAAGTAAGCGCTATCGTCGACAAGCTTAAACTTAACAAATAAACTAGGGTCGGTTACACCGTCTTTATAGCCCTCATTGACCTCAAAGTTGCTCAAAGGTGTAGCGCAACGCGGGCAGTAAGGCATACTTTTGTAACCCTTATAAATGAGGTCTTTTTTGTAAATTTCTGAAAACACCCACCAAACCGACTCTGTATAACTATTGTCGATCGTAGCGTAAGCGTTCTCCTTATCGGTCCAGCGACCAATCCGATCAAAAAAGTCTTCCCAATCTTTTTTATAGGTAAAAACTGAGTCGCGACAGGCCTGATTGAACTTCTCCAAGCCCAGCTCCATGATCTGTTTTTTACCTGATACGCCAAATTTCTTTTCAATCTCAAACTCGACCGGCAAACCATGGCAATCCCAACCGTTGCGACGCTCCACGTATCGGCCGCGCATGGTTTGGTAGCGGCCGATAGAGTCTTTTATACTTGTCACCAAGCTATGCCCAAAGTGCGGCAGGCCGTTGGCAAACGGCGGCCCATCATAAAAACTAAACCGCTTGCCCGATTCAGTTTTCTTTAGAGTTTTGGCAAAGATATCTTCCTGCTGCCAAAATTCTAACATTTTTTCTTCAACCTCTCTGGTATTGTATGGGGATAGTTTTTTCATAAAATCTCTTCCTAAAAAACAAAAAGCACCGCTTTTGCGGTGTCAGAGTTCGCCTAGTTGCGAACGGTACCATCTGACTTCCCTAAATTATTTAGGGCACTTAATTTGATACTTACGTGATCATACGGCGAGTTCTACTCTCTTGCTTAGATTTCTGCTCGCTGCTTCGCGGGGGATAGCCGCTCATTCGCCACTTAAGAGCGAAGCGCATTTATTAACTAATATTATAAGATTGATTCAAGCTTTTGACAAGCTTAAATTATGCCCATCTGATAGCTAACATCGTCTGCTCGGGGAATATTATGCCGCCAGCTAGCCACTGGCGCACCATCGTCGCGGGTTAGCACTACCGCTGGTGCGCTAAATATATCGTATAACTGGGCTTTGCTCGAACCATCACGGCTGTTCACATCGACCTGATTCAGTGCCATGTGGCGGCGGCTAAGCTCACGCAGCAGCGATTGCAGCTCAGTATTGAAGCTTGAGTGTTTGTCGGTAAATATAAGCGCTTTCATAGCTTAATTGTATCAGACCGAGTTATTTTTTTGTATCTCCAGGCTTACGCTTCTTGAGCTGGTTAAGCTCCCGCTCAAACGAGGCAATCCCCGTAAAGCTGCGATACACACTAGCAAAACGCACGTAGGCTACTTCGTCGGTCACCAGTAGTTCTTTCATAACCAAGCCACCAATTACCGTGCTCTTAAGCTCGCGCTCACCTTTGCCATAGAGCGCCTGCTCAATGCGCGAGATTATGGCCTCAATCTTTTCTACCGGAATCGGGCGCTTTTCGCAGGCCTTATAAAGCCCTTTGGCTAGCTTGTCGCGATCATACGATTCCCGATCGCCATTTTTCTTAATAATCATTAAGTGGGGCGTTTCAATTCGCTCGTAGGTGGTAAATCGGCGCCCGCACTTGTTGCACTCCCGCCTACGCCGAATGCCCGAGGGGTCATGCTCACGCGACTCTAGTACCTTGCTATCGCTGCTGCCACAATTTGGACAACGCATGTATGCCTACATCTTTCGCTTCACAAAGCTTGGAATGTCATCGTCATCATCAAACGAAGGCTCTTCAACCTTCACGTTCTGGCGCAAGAAGGCTGGTTTATCTAGGTCGTCCTCTTCTTTGTCATCGAAGCGCGAGCCTACTGTCTCGACAATTGGTTTTTCGCGCACTGGTTCACGTTTGCTTTCTTCATCGAGCAGATCCTTTTCCATATCAAAGCCGATTAGCTCTTCTTCTTGAGGCGATTTGGCCTTAGAATTAGCTAGATCTTCATCTGGTACCTCTGGGGCCGGCACATCGGGCTCAGCCTTTACCATTGGCTCGTGTTCACGAGTATCAAAGATTGGCTGCTCTTTTTCTTCTTCTATAAACGGCGTAGATGGTGTCTCCTCAACAATATCAACTTCTTCGATCACGGTTTCTTCTTGCAAGCCGCTAAAATCGGTGTAGCTTTGTTTTTTACGGCGCTCGCCATCAAAACCAGTGGCCACCAGGGTTACACGGATTTCGCCAGCCATGTTTTCATCGATTACTGTACCGAAGATAATGTTGGCCTCTTGGTCGACCGAGTCGTGTACCAGCTTGGCGGCTTCTTCTATCTCGTGCATACCCATGTCGCGCCCGCCGGTAAAGTTAATTAGCACACCCTTGGCACCTTGAATTGAAACTTCGAGCAGTGGCGACTCCATAGCCTGCTTAACAGCATCAACCGCGCGAGTATCGCCCGAACCCTGGCCAATACCCATTAGGGCTGAGCCGGCATCGTGCATAATCGATTTAACATCGGCAAAGTCCAGATTCACCAAGCCATTAACAGTTATCAGATCAGCTATGCCTTGTACACCCTGACGCAACACGTCATCGACCGTGCCAAAAGCGTCGAGTAAGCTGGTTTTGCGATCAATTATCTGCAAAATCCGATCGTTTGGGATAACTATTAGGGTGTCTACCTTGTCACGCAGCTCCTCAACGCCAGCATCGGCAATCTTGCGTCGGCGATCACCCTCGAAGGTGAAGGGCTTGGTTACAATCGCTACAGTAAGCGCACCGACCTCTTTGGCAATGCGGGCAATTACCGGAGCGGCACCGCTACCTGTGCCGCCACCTTCGCAGATGGTCAAAAACACCATCTCGGAGTGCTTGAGCGCGCTATAGATTTCTTCTTCGCTTTCTTCGGCGGCCTGCTTGCCTATGTCTGGGTTGGCACCGGCCCCAAGGCCTTTGGTGGCCTCTTTGCCAATATGAACCTTTTTGTTGGCCTGTGAATAGTGCAAGGCCTGGGCATCGGTGTTGATGGCAATAAAATCAATGCCGTGTAATTTGGATTGAACCATTCTATTAAGCGCGTTGTTGCCGCCCCCGCCAATGCCGACTACTTTGATGCGTGCGAATGTTTCAATTTCTGGTAAAATTTCGGCCATAGTTTTATGTTTCACCCCCTCTTTGATAATTCCTGTGGTAGAGCAATCTCTACCAGGTGTGTTTTGCCTTGCCACAACTCCTGGTAAACACTGGCCAAGAGTTAAGATTAGTATACAGTCGCTGGATTGTTAATACAAGAATTTTGCTCGACTTTTTTGAAAAAGCTTAAGAAGTAATTAATGTGTTCGTGCCAAAATGGCAGTGTTCTATTTTTGTGTTCATATTTTTGACTAAGTTTGGTAAAAGTTATATGCTAGGGCCAATCCTGGGCAGGATAGCACATGAACAGTCAGTGCCAGTGAGCAACGACGCTCGAGGCCAATGACAACCAAAAGTATCCGAAAATCCGACGCCAGTGGCCCTTGCGGGTCGAGGCATATGGAGGAAACATGAATGAAGTACAGTTAGAGAACTTGTCTCTGCCGCTCCGAAGGGGGCGTGTCCTGGTTAGATTCCAGAAGTGGGCGGGGGTGGTCAGCATCAGGCTTTACACCGAGTGTGTGATTGGTGGGAAAACACTCGTGGCTGAGGTTCAGTCGCTCGGTGTCAGAGTCGACAGAGGTGGGGTGCAGCTTTTGAGCAAAGAGTACGACCTTGACAGAGCAACGCATGAGTGGAGGCCAGAATGGCAGACTTCTGCCGAAATTGTCTGCCTCGTGAACGGCATTGAGCAGCAGTTGTGGCACCCAACTGTACTCATCCATATAGCCACCCTGAGCGGGAGGCTTATGGAGCGTCGTGACTATGTAGATCGCGAATCAGACATCTACATGATTCTGAAGACATTCGGAACCAGAATCGAGGCTCTCCTAGCAAGAGGGTCTAAGAAGTGGGAACCCATCTTCGCCGACAATTAAGCTCTTCTGCCCAGGAGAGCACCAGAAATTATCTAAAAAAGAACCTTAATTCGCTGTCCAGCGAAGGGTCTTTTTTGTTGTCATTCCCGCGCAGGCGGGAATCCAGAGAGCATGGATCCCCGATGTCGAATGCTACGCGTCGACTCGAGGATGACGAGGGTCGATTACGGAGCCAAACTTTTGAATATCGACTTGAGTTTGCTGGTTACACCGCCCATAAAACCGCCGAGCTGGATCTTGTGGTGAGCTGTCGGTTGATCGGTATCAATTAGCATCAAGCCAACTGCGGCTGAGTACATGGGGTCGTTAATCTTGTCGTAAATACCACTAAATCCAGATAGTTTGCCAACTGTAGCCGGTAGCTTAAGTACCCGCTTAGCATAATCTGTTAAACCTGTCATATGGGCACCGCCCCCAGTTATAACCACTCCGGCGGTCAGCAGAGAGCCCTTGCTGGCCTTTTTGATCTCGCCAGCAATCATGCCAAATATCTCGTCAAGTCGGCTAAGCACAATCTTGTCGATTTCACTTCTGCGCACTACGCCTTTGCCACCAAATTCTTCTAAGTTGATCTTGGTATTGGCACCAGACTTGCCTTTTTCGGCTCTGGCAGCTGCTATCTTCACCTTTTCGGCAATATCTATGTTGGTGCGCAGGCCATACACGAGGTCCTTGGTAATATGGTTGCTGCCGACCGGCAAGATGGTGGTAAACACCACATGGCCCTCTTCGTACATCACTACACCAGTGGTTTCGGCCCCAAAATTGATTACAATTACGCCCAGCTCTTTCTGGCGTTTGGTGAGCACCGCGCGGGCTGCCGCCATAGGTGCAATTACTTGATCGTCTATGGTAATGCCCGAGCGAAACACCGCATTGGCCACATTTTTAATAGCCGGCGTGGTACCAGTAATTATATGGGTGTCAACCTCCAATCGCACCCCATTCATGCCCACCGGGTCAGCAATACCAGCTTGGCCATCGACCGTGTAACTACGGGGCATGACTTGCAAGATCTGGCGATTGGCATCTAAGTTAATGGCTGTAGCGGCCTCTTCGGCTCGGCCCAGATCCTCGCGGGTAATCTGGTGATCGGCTCTGGCTACAGCAATCACCCCACGCGAGTTTAGGCTTTGAATGTGCGCACCGTCGATACTCACAGTCGCCCGCTCAATAGCTATGCCGCTCATACGCTCAGCCTCTTCGAGAGCCGCTGTAATCGAGCTGACAGTCTCCTCGATATCTATAACCACCCCGCGACGCAGGCCAACCGTGGGGCTTACACCCAAGCCAATTATGCTCGGCGTCGACGAGTCTTCTTGCTGTAGGCCAACCACACACACAACTTTACTAGTGCCAATATCAAGCCCGACGTATGGAATTTCTTTGGGTTTTGCCATATTTAGCTATTATACACAAAAAATCAGGCCAAGCTAAATCTGTCGCTACCAAGCAGTCAAGACTTCGGCACCACCTTTGGTAATAAGTATGGTGTGCTCAAACTGAGCGCTCAAACTGCCATCTTGGGTTACAAATGTCCAGCCATCGTCGGCCACATAGCCGTCGTGAGTGCCCAGGCTAGCTATGGGCTCTATGGCCACAGTCATACCCTCTTGCAAGTGCACACCGGTGCCGGCAGTGCCATAGTTAGGTATTACTGGATCCTCGTGCACTTCGTGCCCCACGCCGTGGCCGCACATGGCATAAATAGCGGCGATGTTACCGGCCTCAAAGACCTTTTCTACAGTTGAGCCAATGTCACCCACCTGAACCCCTGGCTTAATAACGTCTATAGCGGCGTCGAGAGCCCGCTGAGTGTACTTAAGTAATCGCTTGGCATTATCTGGTACTTTGCCAACTGCTATGGTTACAGCACTATCAGTTATCATGCCGCTGTAGTTTACGCCGAAGTCCAAACCCACCAGGTCGCCACTTTGTATAACTTTATCGGCCGTTGGAATACCGTGCACAATCTCATCGTTAATTGAAATACAGATGGTGGCCGGGAAAGGTGCCGAATCGGGCGCATAGTTTAAAAAGGCAGCTGTAGCGCCATGTTTTTTGAGCTCTTTGCGACACAGTTGGTCTATTTCAAGAGCAGATACACCAGGTTTTGTGGCTGCGGCTGCTTTCTTTAAAATAGTTGCCAAGATCTCGCCACTTTGGCGAATATTGGCAATCTCGACCTCGGTCTTAATTTGATTCCGCATCATCGGTTTATTTCTCGCTCAATGACTTTGTATACGTCCTCAACCGACTGCTGTCCATCGACCTCCACAACAAATTCTTTTTGTCGAAAGTATTCGACAACTGGCAAAGTCTGGGTTTCGTAAACGCTAAAGCGCCGATCAACTAAATGACTCAAATCGTCGTCGCGACCGCGCTTAGCCAAGCGTCTTTGGGCTTCATCGCGGTCAATCTTAAGCCAAAAAACGTGCGAGATAGTTTGATTATTTGCAATCAAAACTTCACTCAGCCACTTGGCTTGTGATACGTTGCGTGGAAAGCCATCAGCAATTATTCTATCTGTAGAATTGTATTGCTGTAATTGCAACATCACAGCTTCGTTCACAATAGCGTCATCAACCAGCATGCCACTATCTAGTTGTTGTTCAACTTTTGTATTCGTTTTGGCATAGGTGCGCAAAAGTTCGCCAATTGGCATTAGTTCGAAGCCATGGCGCGACACCAATAATTGAGCCTGGGTGTCTTTGCCGCTGCCCGGCCCGCCTAGGAATATGTCAAAACTTTTAAACGAAGGCATAACTTATTATTTAAAAATCAATTGCCAAACACGTGGGCCAAAAACTAAAATGCCCACCAATACTGCACCAACAGCAGTTACCAATACACCCGCCGCGGTCATGTCTTTTACGAGTTTAACCATTTGGTTTGATTCGGTATTGGTAATGTCTAATGTCTTTTCGATTGCGCTATTAACAATCTCAGCAAAAAATACCAGCACAATTGCCAAAACCACCAAGCTAGCCTGATAAAGACTTATTTGTAGTACGATCCCGGCTGCTATGGCTAAAATCGCAAAAACAAGGTGTATACGGGCGTTGCGTTCACTGCTTAAAACAACCTTAACGCCTCTTAATGCGTATTTAAAACTATCTAAGCTAACCATTTAAATTCTCGTGTATTCCGCTTTAGTCTCTTCATGATAGCACCTTGGGCGGCCTCAAAGCTAGACCGATCTGTGGCATTAGCGTGATCGAGACCAAAAACATGTAAAAGCCCGTGCACCAACAACAAAACCAGCTCATCGGCATAAGAATTCTTGTATTCTTTGGCTTGACTAGCGGCGATCTCACTACAAATGGCAATCTCGGCCAGTGTTGTATCTGGCTCGTGCACTAGACCTTGATCTTCAAAATAGTTAAAGCTTAGTACGTCGGTTGGATAGTCATTACCAGCAAACTGTTCATTGAGCACCTGGATGGCTTTGGGCGACACAAAAATGCAGTTAATTACACCTTGGACCTCGACTTTCAGCACCAAAACCACGGCTTTAAGAGCTTTTTGTAGATCTGTCTCGCTCACCACTTTGGGCAAGTCGCCTAAAATCTCCAATTTTACAGATTTAGCCAAGATTGTTAGTTAAGTTTTTTAGCTACTAAGCCACTTACACGTTTACCATCGGCTGCCCCGCCGGTTTTAGCCATAACGGCACCAATTACAGCACCCATTTGAGCCTTATCGGTTGCACCCTGTTGGGCGATAACCTCATCGACAATCTTTTCGAGTTC encodes:
- the ybeY gene encoding rRNA maturation RNase YbeY codes for the protein MAKSVKLEILGDLPKVVSETDLQKALKAVVLVLKVEVQGVINCIFVSPKAIQVLNEQFAGNDYPTDVLSFNYFEDQGLVHEPDTTLAEIAICSEIAASQAKEYKNSYADELVLLLVHGLLHVFGLDHANATDRSSFEAAQGAIMKRLKRNTREFKWLA
- the ftsA gene encoding cell division protein FtsA — its product is MAKPKEIPYVGLDIGTSKVVCVVGLQQEDSSTPSIIGLGVSPTVGLRRGVVIDIEETVSSITAALEEAERMSGIAIERATVSIDGAHIQSLNSRGVIAVARADHQITREDLGRAEEAATAINLDANRQILQVMPRSYTVDGQAGIADPVGMNGVRLEVDTHIITGTTPAIKNVANAVFRSGITIDDQVIAPMAAARAVLTKRQKELGVIVINFGAETTGVVMYEEGHVVFTTILPVGSNHITKDLVYGLRTNIDIAEKVKIAAARAEKGKSGANTKINLEEFGGKGVVRRSEIDKIVLSRLDEIFGMIAGEIKKASKGSLLTAGVVITGGGAHMTGLTDYAKRVLKLPATVGKLSGFSGIYDKINDPMYSAAVGLMLIDTDQPTAHHKIQLGGFMGGVTSKLKSIFKSLAP
- a CDS encoding isoleucine--tRNA ligase — protein: MKKLSPYNTREVEEKMLEFWQQEDIFAKTLKKTESGKRFSFYDGPPFANGLPHFGHSLVTSIKDSIGRYQTMRGRYVERRNGWDCHGLPVEFEIEKKFGVSGKKQIMELGLEKFNQACRDSVFTYKKDWEDFFDRIGRWTDKENAYATIDNSYTESVWWVFSEIYKKDLIYKGYKSMPYCPRCATPLSNFEVNEGYKDGVTDPSLFVKFKLVDDSAYFLAWTTTPWSLPGNVALAVEPNAKYVKVKLYDDEGNNEELILAEKRLEALNSETYEVLDRYMGKDLVGKGYEPVFNLEELPKNDNLYKVWAAEFVSVEDGTGVLHVAPAFGEDDLNLGLEHGLPVLTTVDSAGLVSESVGDKEIGGLFFKKADPVIIEHLTKKGMVYAAEEQAHTYPFCYRCETPLLYYAIDTWFIAVSKLKEELLKSSESIEWVPGHIKEGRFGKWLEGARDWAISRNRYWGAPMPVWVNDDDKEDFLVISSIDELKKLALGNPEFTDLHRPHIDDVVIQKDGKTYHRVEEVIDCWFESGSMPYAQVHYPFENKDEFKESFPADYIGEGLDQTRLWFYVLHVIATILFNKPAYKNVLVNGMVMAADGQKLSKRLKNYPPLDEVFSTEGADSLRFYLLSSTPAVTGDYMRFDRSALKDIHRNLVMTLANSASFFSMYAEIDGWKPSNLDRPSKLDNPLDKWLVARVQQTVELSTKAADNFELAKASWPVYGLVEDMSNWYVRRSRRRFWKSQNDADKNQAYQTLYWSLVKICQLLAPWTPFASDYFYRHLVSDLSDAPESVHLCDWPESGTVDNKMLEEMKLVRQTVNDGLSVRAEAGIKVRQPLSNATINSPQDISAQLQALIGEELNVKDVIVKKATELKVELDTNITRELKNEGLARDIIRNIQQARKEAGLDVDNRIKLNLATQSEPLLAAIKQCAQLISAETLANELTTDPAIDLEFSKTATIDSGEIQIRLSQDEKIQ
- a CDS encoding nucleoside monophosphate kinase, yielding MPSFKSFDIFLGGPGSGKDTQAQLLVSRHGFELMPIGELLRTYAKTNTKVEQQLDSGMLVDDAIVNEAVMLQLQQYNSTDRIIADGFPRNVSQAKWLSEVLIANNQTISHVFWLKIDRDEAQRRLAKRGRDDDLSHLVDRRFSVYETQTLPVVEYFRQKEFVVEVDGQQSVEDVYKVIEREINR
- the nrdR gene encoding transcriptional repressor NrdR, whose amino-acid sequence is MRCPNCGSSDSKVLESREHDPSGIRRRRECNKCGRRFTTYERIETPHLMIIKKNGDRESYDRDKLAKGLYKACEKRPIPVEKIEAIISRIEQALYGKGERELKSTVIGGLVMKELLVTDEVAYVRFASVYRSFTGIASFERELNQLKKRKPGDTKK
- a CDS encoding diacylglycerol kinase family protein, encoding MVSLDSFKYALRGVKVVLSSERNARIHLVFAILAIAAGIVLQISLYQASLVVLAIVLVFFAEIVNSAIEKTLDITNTESNQMVKLVKDMTAAGVLVTAVGAVLVGILVFGPRVWQLIFK
- the ftsZ gene encoding cell division protein FtsZ; protein product: MAEILPEIETFARIKVVGIGGGGNNALNRMVQSKLHGIDFIAINTDAQALHYSQANKKVHIGKEATKGLGAGANPDIGKQAAEESEEEIYSALKHSEMVFLTICEGGGTGSGAAPVIARIAKEVGALTVAIVTKPFTFEGDRRRKIADAGVEELRDKVDTLIVIPNDRILQIIDRKTSLLDAFGTVDDVLRQGVQGIADLITVNGLVNLDFADVKSIMHDAGSALMGIGQGSGDTRAVDAVKQAMESPLLEVSIQGAKGVLINFTGGRDMGMHEIEEAAKLVHDSVDQEANIIFGTVIDENMAGEIRVTLVATGFDGERRKKQSYTDFSGLQEETVIEEVDIVEETPSTPFIEEEKEQPIFDTREHEPMVKAEPDVPAPEVPDEDLANSKAKSPQEEELIGFDMEKDLLDEESKREPVREKPIVETVGSRFDDKEEDDLDKPAFLRQNVKVEEPSFDDDDDIPSFVKRKM
- the map gene encoding type I methionyl aminopeptidase — translated: MMRNQIKTEVEIANIRQSGEILATILKKAAAATKPGVSALEIDQLCRKELKKHGATAAFLNYAPDSAPFPATICISINDEIVHGIPTADKVIQSGDLVGLDFGVNYSGMITDSAVTIAVGKVPDNAKRLLKYTQRALDAAIDVIKPGVQVGDIGSTVEKVFEAGNIAAIYAMCGHGVGHEVHEDPVIPNYGTAGTGVHLQEGMTVAIEPIASLGTHDGYVADDGWTFVTQDGSLSAQFEHTILITKGGAEVLTAW